The Ammospiza nelsoni isolate bAmmNel1 chromosome 20, bAmmNel1.pri, whole genome shotgun sequence genome contains the following window.
TCAGCCTGTCTGGCCCAGGAGTTAGGGAAGgcaggatgctcctgctctggggctgggacagtCAGCAGCAGACAGCAGGATGCTGTGCTTGGCTTTGGGGTAGGTTTGCTCTTTGTTCCTCTCAATGTTGTGCACTGAGGATTGGATGCTGCGGCTGCTGAGCCCTTCTGGGTCTCAGAGCCCCATGGGCTGGGAGTGCTTTGTGTACCCAGCAGGGATGTGTCTCACCCAGCCACTTCCCTGGCACTGAGCCCCTCTGATTGCATTTCCTCAGCAGTGAAGCCCATGGATATCGAGCCTGCCTCACCACCAGGGCCCACAGCAGCcgagctcagcctgcaggaggaGATCCAgcggctgcagcaggagaaggaggagctgcaggggcagtACCAGGCCCAGGTCAGGGACAATGAGCAGCTGAGCCACCTGAACCGGGAGCAGGAGGAgcggctgctggagctggagaggagcGTGCAGCGCTACAGCGAGGAGGCCGTGGACAGGCAGCAGATCCTGGAGGACATGCAGAGTGACAAGGCCACCATCAGCAGGGCACTGAGCCAGAACCGGGacctgaaggagcagctggctgagctgcagaatGGCTTTGTTAAACTGGTAGGTCTCTTCTGGGCATCTTTTCTCACTGCTTCCCTCACTGGTGCAATCCTTTTGTAGTGCAGATGGGAAAAACTGGCAGCAGCATTATTCCTCTCTTACCCTCTGAGACTCTTATCCTCTCTGGCTGCTCCATCCTTTGATACATAGTGCCATTCCAGGAGGTTCCCTCCAGTTCCTTACTCCCTCAGGTGCTCTAGCAGATGAACCATTATCTTTGTCCAGaactatttccttttctttcttatccCCTGGCTGTTTCTGTCCCTGGGTATTCCTCTTGCCCTTTTACCTGAAGAACCCATTTTCTGTTCCCTTATATTTGCCCATGAGAAAGTTCTCAACAGTATTCTCTTCTGCTGGTGTCATTCTTACCCATCCTAGAGCTGAATCCTTACTCTTGCTTTGCTTCTTTCAATGTGACACTTCCCCTCTGGGGTCCTAGCAGACTGACACATGGTCtagctgctgggttttttctttagtCCTTTTTGAACTCCTTGGTTTTGAATGTCTGTGACTCTCTTTGGGATATTCATACCACCCATCTGCTTTGGAGCTGACAGGCTGCATGATGTGCCAGGCCTCTTCTTGGCACTGTCCCAGCACCAATTCCCCTGTCTCTTTCCTTGTTCTCCCATCTTCTGCACCTTTCTTTAAGCTGTTTACTGCCCTAAACAGTCAATTTATGGCCCTCAGTCCAGAAAAACACAAGGGATGGCCGCCTGTTGTACTGGGAACTAACGTGGTTTATTGAGAGCCTGTTTCATGGTGGCTGGGGCACTTTCCTTACACAGCTGTGATTGTCTTGCAGACAAATGAAAACATGGAGGTTACAAGTGCCCTGCAGTCAGAGCAACACGTCAAGAAGGAGCTGGCCAAGAAGcttgggcagctgcaggagaaccTGGCAGAGCTCAAAGAGACGGTGAGCACCAGCActgggatggcagagctggatTGTGCAAATTGCTGGCAACTTCCCAGACACTGATGGAAGGATGGAAATGGGTATTGCAAAGATCCAGCTGGGAGCCTGCCCCTATCATCTGCTGCTGATGTGGGGGACCAGCATGTGGGGGCAGATGGTGGCTGTCTGCCTGGTTGGTGGCTTTGGGGCAGTGTTGACAGTTTGGATCATGTCACAGGGAGCAGCTTTCCTGGCAGAAAGGGTTTGATGTGGTGGTTTGACCTTGTTCtctcagctggagctgaagACACAAGAGGCCCGtggcctgcaggagcagagggaccAGTGCTACAGCCACCTGCAGCAGTACACCCTGGCCTTCCAGCAGCTTGCTGCTGAGAAGGAGGAGCTGCACAAGCAATTCCTGCTTCAGACACAGCTCATGGACCGCCTGCAGCACGAGGAGGTCCAGGGCAAGGTGACAGTGGAAATGCACCtgaaagagctgcagcagacaAAGGTAACAGTAAAAAGGGACAAGTGGAAAGATGGGAGGTAATCAGTAAGTAAGAGATTTGGTGGGTCCCTTCCTGGGCTGTTCTTTTTAGTTTGGAAGGCAATTTGGAAATGGTGTCAAATATCTACAAGATTAATCTGCAAGTACAGTCATAATACTGCTGTGATTGCACCCTGTGCCATACAGATGAGTTGTACCTGTCTGGAGCAAAGTACTgcttgtgtgtttgtgtgtgtggtgcTACTGCCTGAAGATGGAGTGACTGTTTGCAGTCTGGCTTATGCAGGTTTTTGTGATCCTCTGCTTCTCTGTTGCAGGAAAGTCTGGAAGCTGTAgccaaggaaaacaaagagctgCAGGCCCAGATCAGTCAGCTGGCAGCAGAAATGGATGGCAGGATTTTGCACCAACTGGAGGGTGAGTGGCTGCATCAGGGAGGAGGCCGAGCTGGGTTCTCTGTAGCATTGCCTCCTTGTTCACCTTCCTTCTTTTACAGAAGGCAATGAAGCAATGACTGAAGAAATCCAAAAACCTTCTCTTGAGATCCCAGAGAAGTTTGAAAGCCATGAAGAAATGGTGAGTCTTAGTGGGTACAAAAACCTTTGATTTTAGTTCTAAACAAATATCTAGAAAAGGAATCCAGTTAAATTACAGAGAGGTTTATCAGCTGTTATCCTTCAAGCTGAGTGTAGTCATGAGGGAAATGCAACACCTTGTGGATAGCAGCAAAGCCAAGACTTCTGCAGCATCCTTGCAAAACAGGCTGGAAGTCTGGCAGTGGTTTCCTTATGATGACAActcagctggcagagcagctctttAATGGGGCTTTGATGATGATGTTCTTTTTAGTTTGGAAGGCAATTTGGAAATGGTGTCAAATATCTACAAGATTTATCTGCAAGTACAGTCATAATACTGCAGTCAAATAGCTCTCAAGGGATCCAGTTTTTAACCTGCACTAATTGGGAATGAGAAGAGGCAGtagctgctgcctggcttagTTCCAGGGCAGTCACACAGTTCTTTGGTTTCACACCCATAAATAAAATGGGCTAAACTATTACTCTGTCCTGAGATGCACCATGGATCCTGCTGAACACAGGGGAAGCACTAATGTCCACACTCTGAAATTCTTCTTAGGTCCTTTTCGTGACCTCTGCCATGTCCCAGGTGGAGCAGGAGCGAGAAGGTCTGAGGAAGCAGCTGGCTGCTCAGAAGCAGCAGTGCAGAACCCTCCTGCAGCAAATCACAGCTCTTAGGCAGGAGCAGCAACATCACGTCACACTGGATGGAGGTAAAGTCTCTGTACAGTTTGGGGACAGTGTGACCAtgagctgctgggccagcagctgctctgagacAGACCCTTGGGTCTGTGAGTGCATCCTGCCCCAGGAGAAACTAAATTGCACACATCCCTTCCAGGCTCCATTATGGAAACTGTTCCAGTGGAGGTTCATGAAGCTTTGAAAACTGCCATGGACAAGCTACAGGTAAGCAAAGCATCTCCTGTTGTTTCAGCCCTATTGCACTGCTCAGCCAGACCAGGATCCAGTGTCAGACAAACATGACACAGATTGTAGGGGAACAAGCAGCAGATGTTCCATAAAAGGATGCTCCATCCTAAAAAGCTTGCTCACAAAGGAGCAGGATTTGTTCCCCAGGCTCAGACCAGTGTCAGGGGGTGTTACCTTTAGCACAGATGTTGTTTTTGTGTGAGCAGCCTAGGGGACTGatccctctgtgtgtgcagttGCGTTTCACAGAGCTGATGCACGAGAAGGCTGACCTGAAGGAgcggctggaggagctggagcaccGCTGCATCCAGCTGTCTGGAGAGACTGATACCATTGGTATGtttgggcagcaccagcacaggcagagcttgCTCAGTGCCTCATTTATGTGGGGAACAGGTCCCCAAACAGCTTTAGGAGCTGGGGCCCTCAAACTACCAAGCTTTCCctgtctcctgctgctgcctaaCTGGGCTAGGTCTCCACTCCAGGGCTGATTTTCTGGGTTCTTATGCCTCACACCTCACTATGGGGCTTGTACCCCAATCTTGCAGACACTCCTGAGGCTTCTCTTGTGTTGCAGGGGAGTACATTGCACTGTACCAGAGTCAAAGGGCTATCCTCAAACAGCGGCACCAGGAGAAGGAGGAGTACATCAGCAGGTTGGCTCAGGATAAGGAAGAGATGAAGGCAAGGACTTTTCTGTGGTAGGGCCTGGGGAGTGCAAACTTTTGTGTGTTCATAATTCTGTGACTGGAGTAGGACTGCAGACTGCAGAGGTGTGTTTGTTTGCATGTTTCATGGGCTTTCCTTTACTTTGGTACAGATGAAACTACTGGAACTGCAGGACTTAGTGATGCGCCTGGTGAGGGAAAGAAATGAATGGTACAGCAAGTATGTAACAGCTGCTCagaacccagagctgctggcaggccAGACTGAGGGTGGGCTCCCGGCAGAGAGGCGCATGGAGCTCAACGCCACCGATGGAGCAGGTGAGCTGCAAGCAGGACAAACTgtgcaggggagcagcccctgctctcagccctgaGTGTGGATGGGAGGAGTTACCTGCCTGCCCTCTGTGTGCTCCTTGCAGGGTTACGAGAGGTGAATCTGTCAGATGAAGCAGAACAAGAGGCTGCTGTTCATCAATCCGGTTTCCCCCCTGCTGACAGCAAAGCTGCTCAGCCAAACCAAGAGGACCCCACAGCAAAGCAAATAATGCAGCTTCTCAGAGAAATCCAGAACCCTCAGGAGAGGCTGGGCTCCCTCCTGGAAAACCCATGCATTCCCTTCTTCTACCGTGCTGATGAGAATGATGAGGTCAAGATCATGGTAGTTTAAGAGGTGCTACATCTTACTGACAGCAACTTTCTGTGGGCCTGAAAGGACTTGATGGACTTGTACGTGCCCATACCTGTGCTCAGTGCCCTTGGTGAGAACAGGTTCCTAAAGATATCAGTAAAGAGAGATTGTATCAGATGGAACTTGAGCATCAGACCTCATCTTCTCTTTCCTCTGTTACTCGGTGTGCTTGGAGGACAGGCAGACTCTTAACTCATCCTGGGAGGCAGCTGGTGCTGCCACATCACCTAGGCCAGGCTCAGACTGGGGGCAAAGGGAGTCCATGACTTTTGGCAAAATGACTTAACCCTTGTcccagactctgctgccacaggagcTCCCCACGGTTCTGATCCATCACTCATGCCTGTCATCAGCCCAGTTCCTTCCAGGGCTCCCAGAGCAACTAACTGTTCTGCTAATGGACTCTCTGGCCTCTCAGcaggttgggtttgttttcatACTACGTATCCTGAACTCCcccttgctgctgcagccctgcctcttGCACCTGTATTTCTGAACAGGCCCCCagcaagcagctcctgggcagcacagccctgcctgttcTCATTGCCAGGGGAAGGGACCCAAGGGAGCCTTGAGGGGTTTTTGGTTACTTGACAAAGCTTTATGTGATTCTTGGGAGTGGGGTGGAAATGTAACTGCACTTTGAAGGATGATGTGTTTCACTTGTATGTGTCtgaaggttttatttattttaagaaatggGAGAAATTAAGTAAAAGGAAACCACTTAATAAACATGCTTTGTTTTGAATTTCTGGACTTTAGGGGTTCTAGTTCTCCATCCCGGAACTTTCCTCTTCTCCCATTTTGGTAAGGATGGCAGGAGATGAGTGGAAACCAAGATCCCATGGTACATGTTTAAGGTCCTGGGACATACAGCAGCAAGTGTGGTAGTCCTGGCCCTGCCTTGAAGCCATAGCCCTGATTTTAGGGAGAAAATAGaacagggagagaggagagggctccctgaaacagcaacaaaacaaatCTGGGTGTGGAAGTTTATGCCATTTGAACTGGATGTGGATATCCTGCAACTGACTCTGCCTTCAGGCAAGAACTGCCTGTTCTTAGGATGGGTGAGGTCAAGAGTGGAGTTTGGAGGGAAACCACAGGGGAGGTTAAAGAGACCTGATCATTGGAGCTGTGTAATTAAAGACAGGACTTTGGGCTGCTGCCTGAAGCAGCATCAGCTGCCACCCTGTTACCTGCTGAGATGGAAGCAGAggaacacagacacacagatttGTGTTTGTTCAACAGCAGGGATTGTGCTGGGTGAACCATCAGTGCTTTACTGTGAACTCCCAGGGGAAGCTGCTTTTTGAACTTTCATTTAAATGGCACAAGTGCTGTCAGTCTCTCCTCAGCACAAGTGACTGGGCTCCCCAGAGATGGGGTGTGTACATTCTGTATCTGTGTAAATTGGTGTATATTCCTTGCAGAGAGACTAAGCCTGTTCAGTGTTTACAGATGCTCAGGCTATTCATAAATCTGTATCATAACTAAAAGGGGAAGGGCTGTGATTTAAGACAGAGTATTACTGTAGAAGGAATAAATAGTTATTTGGTGTTTACTCTAGAACTGTGAAGGACACAAGACTAGTGAAGGTCTGTGGTCTGTTGCAGAGGTGACTTAACCCTGTTACAAATTTGCTTTCTGAATAAACTTATTCAGAGGGGCACTGACTAGAGGTATTTCTTTTGCATAGACCACCTTGAAATTTGgccagaaaaagaagaatgaatTCTTTATTGAAAGCACCTGCCCTGGCAGTGATGCTGTTTTCACTGAGCTTTCATGAATGTTTCCTGTACAGACTGCTGACAAGCCTGAGAGGTGGCTCTTGGCTAGCATCTCATATAATTTCTGCCTTCAGATTTGTTTTTTACCCTGGTCCAGGAGTGATTCCTGGACCTCACCTTTACTCAAGGTCCACTTGCTATGCTCCACAAGCACTACAGGCAAAAATCCCTTTTAAGAAGCAATTTGTGTGCAAACTCCCACCTTCTGTGTGCCCCACCTCTGAAGCACCTCCACACAATTCCTTCTGCACAGGAATTTACCTTTTTGCACCTGACAAGCTGTTTCACTCTACTGCAGCTCCTGGACACCCAGTGCTGATGCAGATCTGCTCCACCTTTCCTATCAGTGACAGGCCCTGATTGCATGTACAGCTTGTTAACTCTGTGGGATGAAAAGATCAGGTTACAATCAAACACAGCTTGAAAACCactcagagaaaaagcaagagaaagagagatggTTTTATTCTAGTCATGGAGACCTTCATTATACAGAAATGAGAGTTTATTTCATCCAATAAACAAGAGTGACAGGTAGATCACAAACTGCATCACAGCTACTACCAGCACTGAGACAGTTCACCCACAAGTCTGGGGTAATACAATAACCcaactgcacacagcagagaATTTAACAATCAGCTCAAAAACTCAACATTGGGATTTGGTTAACTTTTTggatgtgtgtgtatatatatatatatgtatatagatATTCTTTTCCTACTTAAGTATTTCCTAAAATTCACATGGAAGCACAAATGGCTTTTAACACCTGGACATATATAGATTTTTcatcttatatatatatttatagatatttataACAGTAAAGATATGTTTCTCATTACTACAATATACTTGTTTAACTCCTTTaagcagctgggaaggaaaaaaaataaaacccaaacaaaaaaaaaaaaaacaaaaaaaaccccaaaaacagtTTCACTACAATCACATCTGATATGTGTGTGTCACaaattacaaacaaaacaagccatGTGTGAGATTGGAGTCAGACCATTCCAGGACAGAACAGCTAAGAGCAGGCAAAGAGTCTCAGAGGGAGCAGGCCTACATGTCAAATGGTGGTTTTGGGCTCTCCGGGCGGGCGGGACTGGCCTTACCCGGCCGGCTGGAGGTTAGAGacaagagaaacaaagaaaaaggaaaagggaaggagaagggggagaagtAGTAAAACAATAgttaaaatacagaaaggaaCTGGCATCAGAACAATAGAGGATCCACAAGAGAAATTTTAGAGTAATAGCACTGAAACAAGAGAACTTCAACAGCAATCAGGCCTGGAGGACAGCCTGCAACACAGGTGGTTCATTTAGCTCTGGTAGAGACATGACATCTGAGATGTACAGGGttgatatattttttaattctcaagtctttttttttttttttttttaatacatgtaGCATGAAAAGTAAAAACCAAACCTTAAGATGAGATGTGATCAACAATGGTTACAAGTTTCCCCAAACACGTACCATCCACATGCAAGAAAAGGCTACGGAAGAAGTCACCACAGTACCCCAAAAACACTTAAAGATGTGCTTAGttcaaagcagaaatattttcaacaaaACACCACACAGCAAACTCCCTGAAACATTTGGCTGTCCGTTTGCAAGGGGGGAGCAGCGTGTCGATTCCCCTCGCCCTGCTGGGTTCAGGAAAGTCAGCCAAAAATGGTGATGCAAGAcaagggctggcaggagccagcGTGCCCCCAGCAGGAATGGCCCGGCTCCAGGAGCCAGGGTGAGCAGGTCTGTGAGCTCCCTGCACGCTGAGGTGTGTGCTCTATCTCAGACTTCACTCAGGCAGGACTGGGCTGATCCATTCATTCCCCCCTTCACTCATCTCCCTGCCTCACTTTGATATGAAGTTGATTGCACTGTTCCCAACATGAAATTTGTGCACCTTAGAAGTCAAGCTAATACACAGGACATTGAATCTGTTCCTAACGGGTGTCATGTGTTTTGACAGCATATTTTTGCTAAGCCACACTTTTGTCTTAAAActacaaggaaagaaaacagctaCAGCTCAGTCCTGGGTGCTACAGCTAACTGGTGCAGGCAGGACACTTATCCAGGCTAGACTAGGCAGATGGATGGACAGCCACCACTTGGACCTAAGGATGTCCCTGTGGCTGATCTCTCCAAGGAGCCTGTGTACTTCAGGGATCCATGCCACTGAATGAAGGCTACTCTATGCTCACAAAGCAATACAGGACGCACGAGCCAAGACGAAGAGCTCAATCACTAGGCTAGAGTTTTACACACACCAGGGAGGGTGGTGGGAGGCAGGGGTGTGGGATGGATGAGAGGAGTGACTGTGGCTGTGGAAGGGAGGGTGGAATGGGGAAGCCACCAGCACGGCACTCGTCGCCAGCTGTCAACAGCCTCAAGTTATAAATCTAAGAGGGACGGTTCAGCCGGTCGGATTATGGTAGGTCGAGTAGGTGAGGCGGGGCCCCTTCTGCTGTgaaaaagcaggaaacaaaaacaagagAACACACACTGTGGTTAGCACAGCAATTGCAGTCACAACCACACATGCTTCTCCACTTTGCCTGAGCCAGCAAAAGAATCCAAGCTGAGGCACAAACCCCCAGAGTGCAGCTCCACAAAGGAGAGTCACAGGCTTCTACTCAGCCTCGCACTGGCctttctgcacagcacagatcACCAGCAGAGCAATCCCCTGGACTGCCAGTTTTGGTTCCCTCTGAAATTTGGAAGTGCAGACATTTAGTGCCAGTAagtgccctggctctgggatgAGTGGAGAAGCACGGACAACAGTGAGCTCCTCTATCAAGCACATGACAGTCACACAGCATGGATGGGTCCTCTGAGACGCGCTGCTGCCAGAGGCTCTTGGCTGCTTTGGAGGAGCACCTTCTACCCCTGCAAGGCTGAGATTCCCTATTCTGACGTGAAACTGATCTTAGATGTCAGGGGCAAGCTGACAGCTTTCAGTCTTCCAGTTTGGCACAGAGTAAATGCAGCTTCTGCTTCAATAAAAGGAGCTTTGGCTACTTCTTCTCCATTCTGTTCCAAGTCTTTTGCTGATACTTTAGCTACATAAATGGGCAGCA
Protein-coding sequences here:
- the GOLGA2 gene encoding golgin subfamily A member 2 isoform X5, coding for MADGSRQSRLAAAKKKLKEYQQKNSPGATAGTKKKRKTKEGSRPATPTTDDQQPPENIQNILKVLVSDLNRSNGVAIPSLDKRKAYFDSDVATRSAEQLAPDVPVLSNSNSLPSCGSVLPAPESMQLTQMNEAEDHKNALDENRSFSSTEGLRQLSEQLNGLVSQSTSYVNGESAVSSTNIKEMEKQQNQEAVNQLEKEKKEFEQKFSKEQAALREQLQVHIQTIGILVSEKSELQTALGHTQQAARQKSGEAESLAARLHSSRQRVSELERTLSSISMQQKQSEKHNKELVKERDNLKLELYKRSKSSEEIKQQNSELSEKVHSLVSQNSAMKLDVEDLQKKLEMAELMIQQFSSQGGSLDANQQLQMALEEKASMETQVAQLSESLQQLQAERDQYVEKLREEGGIWQQRVQQLSEQVHTMAEEKEKHMAKIQELENNVTELLNTSVKPMDIEPASPPGPTAAELSLQEEIQRLQQEKEELQGQYQAQVRDNEQLSHLNREQEERLLELERSVQRYSEEAVDRQQILEDMQSDKATISRALSQNRDLKEQLAELQNGFVKLTNENMEVTSALQSEQHVKKELAKKLGQLQENLAELKETLELKTQEARGLQEQRDQCYSHLQQYTLAFQQLAAEKEELHKQFLLQTQLMDRLQHEEVQGKVTVEMHLKELQQTKESLEAVAKENKELQAQISQLAAEMDGRILHQLEEGNEAMTEEIQKPSLEIPEKFESHEEMVLFVTSAMSQVEQEREGLRKQLAAQKQQCRTLLQQITALRQEQQHHVTLDGGSIMETVPVEVHEALKTAMDKLQLRFTELMHEKADLKERLEELEHRCIQLSGETDTIGEYIALYQSQRAILKQRHQEKEEYISRLAQDKEEMKMKLLELQDLVMRLVRERNEWYSKYVTAAQNPELLAGQTEGGLPAERRMELNATDGAGLREVNLSDEAEQEAAVHQSGFPPADSKAAQPNQEDPTAKQIMQLLREIQNPQERLGSLLENPCIPFFYRADENDEVKIMVV
- the GOLGA2 gene encoding golgin subfamily A member 2 isoform X2 — protein: MADGSRQSRLAAAKKKLKEYQQKNSPGATAGTKKKRKTKEGSRPATPTTDDQQPPENIQNILKVLVSDLNRSNGVAIPSLDKRKAYFDSDVATRSAEQLAPDVPVLSNSNSLPSCGSVLPAPESMQLTQMNEAEDHKNALDENRSFSSTEGLRQLSEQLNGLVSQSTSYVNGESAVSSTNIKEMETRYQELAVALDSSNLTNKQLVTKIEELKQQNQEAVNQLEKEKKEFEQKFSKEQAALREQLQVHIQTIGILVSEKSELQTALGHTQQAARQKSGEAESLAARLHSSRQRVSELERTLSSISMQQKQSEKHNKELVKERDNLKLELYKRSKSSEEIKQQNSELSEKVHSLVSQNSAMKLDVEDLQKKLEMAELMIQQFSSQGGSLDANQQLQMALEEKASMETQVAQLSESLQQLQAERDQYVEKLREEGGIWQQRVQQLSEQVHTMAEEKEKHMAKIQELENNVTELLNTSVKPMDIEPASPPGPTAAELSLQEEIQRLQQEKEELQGQYQAQVRDNEQLSHLNREQEERLLELERSVQRYSEEAVDRQQILEDMQSDKATISRALSQNRDLKEQLAELQNGFVKLTNENMEVTSALQSEQHVKKELAKKLGQLQENLAELKETLELKTQEARGLQEQRDQCYSHLQQYTLAFQQLAAEKEELHKQFLLQTQLMDRLQHEEVQGKVTVEMHLKELQQTKESLEAVAKENKELQAQISQLAAEMDGRILHQLEEGNEAMTEEIQKPSLEIPEKFESHEEMVLFVTSAMSQVEQEREGLRKQLAAQKQQCRTLLQQITALRQEQQHHVTLDGGSIMETVPVEVHEALKTAMDKLQLRFTELMHEKADLKERLEELEHRCIQLSGETDTIGEYIALYQSQRAILKQRHQEKEEYISRLAQDKEEMKMKLLELQDLVMRLVRERNEWYSKYVTAAQNPELLAGQTEGGLPAERRMELNATDGAGLREVNLSDEAEQEAAVHQSGFPPADSKAAQPNQEDPTAKQIMQLLREIQNPQERLGSLLENPCIPFFYRADENDEVKIMVV